One window of the Penaeus monodon isolate SGIC_2016 chromosome 1, NSTDA_Pmon_1, whole genome shotgun sequence genome contains the following:
- the LOC119574481 gene encoding solute carrier family 35 member C2-like isoform X5, with amino-acid sequence MEAIASSAEPVETDEGEGLVSMTGLEGADGRLGRRRGGKRLGQILVNVLRTLILILTYYTCSIGLTFYQKRLFRDFKFPLTVVIVHLFMKFVLAGICRATYTYVTGIPRVTLPWDVYWRRVMPPGAAAGIDIGLSQWSLEFITVALYTMSKSTALLFILVFAIIFKLEEMRWSVVLLVVLIAGGLFLFTYKYTLFNLFGFILVLIASLLSGLRWTLSQLVMQKSELGLSNPIDMVYHIQPWMTVSLLPLAVIMEGTAIAASEYGFRFTDSSEALYMWGRVIFGAILAFFMEVSEYLLVCFTSSLTFSISGVAKEIMTLSLAVYIYNEHLTNINVLGLFFCIIGIILHVVLKAIHPQKPPPPQHIPLTPAENYQKVPLLSESDDEEQELYSR; translated from the exons GCTTAGTAAGCATGACCGGACTAGAAGGAGCAGATGGGCGGTTAGGAAGACGTCGAGGAGGCAAGAGGCTTGGGCAGATCCTGGTCAATGTCCTGCGAACCCTCATCCTTATTCTGACGTATTACACGTGTTCAATAGGACTCACGTTCTATCAAAAGAGATTGTTTAGG GATTTCAAGTTTCCATTAACGGTAGTAATAGTGCACCTTTTCATGAAGTTCGTCTTGGCGGGAATATGCCGCGCCACTTACACCTACGTGACAGGCATTCCGCGTGTGACTCTGCCGTGGGATGTTTACTGGCGGAGAGTGATGCCCCCTGGTGCTGCGGCCGGCATTGACATCGGCCTCTCCCAGTGGTCTCTCGAGTTCATTACTGTAGCTTT ATACACTATGTCTAAATCTACAGCGCTGCTTTTTATTCTagtatttgcaattattttcaaacTGGAGGAAATG AGGTGGAGTGTTGTTCTCCTGGTTGTCCTAATTGCTGGAGGACTCTTTCTCTTCACCTACAAATACACCTTATTCAATCTCTTTGGATTCATTCTTGTTCTAATTGCTTCCCTGTTGAG CGGTCTGCGTTGGACATTGTCACAGCTGGTCATGCAGAAGTCCGAGCTGGGGCTAAGTAATCCCATTGATATGGTTTACCACATACAGCCTTGGATGACTGTATCACTCCTACCTCTTGCCGTTATTATGGAAG ggaCAGCGATAGCAGCAAGTGAATATGGATTTAGGTTTACAGATTCTTCGGAAGCATTATATATGTGGGGGAGAGTTATATTTGGTGCTATTCTTGCTTTTTTTATGGAG gTGTCGGAATATCTACTGGTGTGTTTTACTTCATCTCTTACATTCTCTATTTCTGGCGTTGCCAAAGAAATCATGACACTCTCTTTGGCCGTTTACATCTACAATGAACATCTTACAAATATAAATGTG CTGGGACTCTTCTTCTGTATCATTGGGATCATCTTGCACGTGGTGTTGAAGGCcatacacccacaaaaacccccaccgcCACAGCACATTCCCTTAACACCTGCGGAAAATTACCAGAAGGTTCCCCTCCTCTCTGAATCCGATGACGAGGAGCAAGAGCTCTATTCCAGGTAG
- the LOC119574481 gene encoding solute carrier family 35 member C2-like isoform X3, whose amino-acid sequence MQPWDDQRRGLVRKNSLRSVGNLLGYHYLVYTPGLVSMTGLEGADGRLGRRRGGKRLGQILVNVLRTLILILTYYTCSIGLTFYQKRLFRDFKFPLTVVIVHLFMKFVLAGICRATYTYVTGIPRVTLPWDVYWRRVMPPGAAAGIDIGLSQWSLEFITVALYTMSKSTALLFILVFAIIFKLEEMRWSVVLLVVLIAGGLFLFTYKYTLFNLFGFILVLIASLLSGLRWTLSQLVMQKSELGLSNPIDMVYHIQPWMTVSLLPLAVIMEGTAIAASEYGFRFTDSSEALYMWGRVIFGAILAFFMEVSEYLLVCFTSSLTFSISGVAKEIMTLSLAVYIYNEHLTNINVLGLFFCIIGIILHVVLKAIHPQKPPPPQHIPLTPAENYQKVPLLSESDDEEQELYSR is encoded by the exons GCTTAGTAAGCATGACCGGACTAGAAGGAGCAGATGGGCGGTTAGGAAGACGTCGAGGAGGCAAGAGGCTTGGGCAGATCCTGGTCAATGTCCTGCGAACCCTCATCCTTATTCTGACGTATTACACGTGTTCAATAGGACTCACGTTCTATCAAAAGAGATTGTTTAGG GATTTCAAGTTTCCATTAACGGTAGTAATAGTGCACCTTTTCATGAAGTTCGTCTTGGCGGGAATATGCCGCGCCACTTACACCTACGTGACAGGCATTCCGCGTGTGACTCTGCCGTGGGATGTTTACTGGCGGAGAGTGATGCCCCCTGGTGCTGCGGCCGGCATTGACATCGGCCTCTCCCAGTGGTCTCTCGAGTTCATTACTGTAGCTTT ATACACTATGTCTAAATCTACAGCGCTGCTTTTTATTCTagtatttgcaattattttcaaacTGGAGGAAATG AGGTGGAGTGTTGTTCTCCTGGTTGTCCTAATTGCTGGAGGACTCTTTCTCTTCACCTACAAATACACCTTATTCAATCTCTTTGGATTCATTCTTGTTCTAATTGCTTCCCTGTTGAG CGGTCTGCGTTGGACATTGTCACAGCTGGTCATGCAGAAGTCCGAGCTGGGGCTAAGTAATCCCATTGATATGGTTTACCACATACAGCCTTGGATGACTGTATCACTCCTACCTCTTGCCGTTATTATGGAAG ggaCAGCGATAGCAGCAAGTGAATATGGATTTAGGTTTACAGATTCTTCGGAAGCATTATATATGTGGGGGAGAGTTATATTTGGTGCTATTCTTGCTTTTTTTATGGAG gTGTCGGAATATCTACTGGTGTGTTTTACTTCATCTCTTACATTCTCTATTTCTGGCGTTGCCAAAGAAATCATGACACTCTCTTTGGCCGTTTACATCTACAATGAACATCTTACAAATATAAATGTG CTGGGACTCTTCTTCTGTATCATTGGGATCATCTTGCACGTGGTGTTGAAGGCcatacacccacaaaaacccccaccgcCACAGCACATTCCCTTAACACCTGCGGAAAATTACCAGAAGGTTCCCCTCCTCTCTGAATCCGATGACGAGGAGCAAGAGCTCTATTCCAGGTAG
- the LOC119574481 gene encoding solute carrier family 35 member C2-like isoform X6, with protein sequence MTGLEGADGRLGRRRGGKRLGQILVNVLRTLILILTYYTCSIGLTFYQKRLFRDFKFPLTVVIVHLFMKFVLAGICRATYTYVTGIPRVTLPWDVYWRRVMPPGAAAGIDIGLSQWSLEFITVALYTMSKSTALLFILVFAIIFKLEEMRWSVVLLVVLIAGGLFLFTYKYTLFNLFGFILVLIASLLSGLRWTLSQLVMQKSELGLSNPIDMVYHIQPWMTVSLLPLAVIMEGTAIAASEYGFRFTDSSEALYMWGRVIFGAILAFFMEVSEYLLVCFTSSLTFSISGVAKEIMTLSLAVYIYNEHLTNINVLGLFFCIIGIILHVVLKAIHPQKPPPPQHIPLTPAENYQKVPLLSESDDEEQELYSR encoded by the exons ATGACCGGACTAGAAGGAGCAGATGGGCGGTTAGGAAGACGTCGAGGAGGCAAGAGGCTTGGGCAGATCCTGGTCAATGTCCTGCGAACCCTCATCCTTATTCTGACGTATTACACGTGTTCAATAGGACTCACGTTCTATCAAAAGAGATTGTTTAGG GATTTCAAGTTTCCATTAACGGTAGTAATAGTGCACCTTTTCATGAAGTTCGTCTTGGCGGGAATATGCCGCGCCACTTACACCTACGTGACAGGCATTCCGCGTGTGACTCTGCCGTGGGATGTTTACTGGCGGAGAGTGATGCCCCCTGGTGCTGCGGCCGGCATTGACATCGGCCTCTCCCAGTGGTCTCTCGAGTTCATTACTGTAGCTTT ATACACTATGTCTAAATCTACAGCGCTGCTTTTTATTCTagtatttgcaattattttcaaacTGGAGGAAATG AGGTGGAGTGTTGTTCTCCTGGTTGTCCTAATTGCTGGAGGACTCTTTCTCTTCACCTACAAATACACCTTATTCAATCTCTTTGGATTCATTCTTGTTCTAATTGCTTCCCTGTTGAG CGGTCTGCGTTGGACATTGTCACAGCTGGTCATGCAGAAGTCCGAGCTGGGGCTAAGTAATCCCATTGATATGGTTTACCACATACAGCCTTGGATGACTGTATCACTCCTACCTCTTGCCGTTATTATGGAAG ggaCAGCGATAGCAGCAAGTGAATATGGATTTAGGTTTACAGATTCTTCGGAAGCATTATATATGTGGGGGAGAGTTATATTTGGTGCTATTCTTGCTTTTTTTATGGAG gTGTCGGAATATCTACTGGTGTGTTTTACTTCATCTCTTACATTCTCTATTTCTGGCGTTGCCAAAGAAATCATGACACTCTCTTTGGCCGTTTACATCTACAATGAACATCTTACAAATATAAATGTG CTGGGACTCTTCTTCTGTATCATTGGGATCATCTTGCACGTGGTGTTGAAGGCcatacacccacaaaaacccccaccgcCACAGCACATTCCCTTAACACCTGCGGAAAATTACCAGAAGGTTCCCCTCCTCTCTGAATCCGATGACGAGGAGCAAGAGCTCTATTCCAGGTAG
- the LOC119574481 gene encoding solute carrier family 35 member C2-like isoform X4 → MIGLVRKNSLRSVGNLLGYHYLVYTPGLVSMTGLEGADGRLGRRRGGKRLGQILVNVLRTLILILTYYTCSIGLTFYQKRLFRDFKFPLTVVIVHLFMKFVLAGICRATYTYVTGIPRVTLPWDVYWRRVMPPGAAAGIDIGLSQWSLEFITVALYTMSKSTALLFILVFAIIFKLEEMRWSVVLLVVLIAGGLFLFTYKYTLFNLFGFILVLIASLLSGLRWTLSQLVMQKSELGLSNPIDMVYHIQPWMTVSLLPLAVIMEGTAIAASEYGFRFTDSSEALYMWGRVIFGAILAFFMEVSEYLLVCFTSSLTFSISGVAKEIMTLSLAVYIYNEHLTNINVLGLFFCIIGIILHVVLKAIHPQKPPPPQHIPLTPAENYQKVPLLSESDDEEQELYSR, encoded by the exons GCTTAGTAAGCATGACCGGACTAGAAGGAGCAGATGGGCGGTTAGGAAGACGTCGAGGAGGCAAGAGGCTTGGGCAGATCCTGGTCAATGTCCTGCGAACCCTCATCCTTATTCTGACGTATTACACGTGTTCAATAGGACTCACGTTCTATCAAAAGAGATTGTTTAGG GATTTCAAGTTTCCATTAACGGTAGTAATAGTGCACCTTTTCATGAAGTTCGTCTTGGCGGGAATATGCCGCGCCACTTACACCTACGTGACAGGCATTCCGCGTGTGACTCTGCCGTGGGATGTTTACTGGCGGAGAGTGATGCCCCCTGGTGCTGCGGCCGGCATTGACATCGGCCTCTCCCAGTGGTCTCTCGAGTTCATTACTGTAGCTTT ATACACTATGTCTAAATCTACAGCGCTGCTTTTTATTCTagtatttgcaattattttcaaacTGGAGGAAATG AGGTGGAGTGTTGTTCTCCTGGTTGTCCTAATTGCTGGAGGACTCTTTCTCTTCACCTACAAATACACCTTATTCAATCTCTTTGGATTCATTCTTGTTCTAATTGCTTCCCTGTTGAG CGGTCTGCGTTGGACATTGTCACAGCTGGTCATGCAGAAGTCCGAGCTGGGGCTAAGTAATCCCATTGATATGGTTTACCACATACAGCCTTGGATGACTGTATCACTCCTACCTCTTGCCGTTATTATGGAAG ggaCAGCGATAGCAGCAAGTGAATATGGATTTAGGTTTACAGATTCTTCGGAAGCATTATATATGTGGGGGAGAGTTATATTTGGTGCTATTCTTGCTTTTTTTATGGAG gTGTCGGAATATCTACTGGTGTGTTTTACTTCATCTCTTACATTCTCTATTTCTGGCGTTGCCAAAGAAATCATGACACTCTCTTTGGCCGTTTACATCTACAATGAACATCTTACAAATATAAATGTG CTGGGACTCTTCTTCTGTATCATTGGGATCATCTTGCACGTGGTGTTGAAGGCcatacacccacaaaaacccccaccgcCACAGCACATTCCCTTAACACCTGCGGAAAATTACCAGAAGGTTCCCCTCCTCTCTGAATCCGATGACGAGGAGCAAGAGCTCTATTCCAGGTAG